GCGAGGAGGTCGACATGCGTCAGCGCGTGATGGCCCAGCGTGCCTCGACCCGCCGCTCGGTGCAGATCGTGGTGGCCGTGTCGATCGCCTTCGTGCTCGGTCTGTCCATCTTCAACCGCGAGTTCGTCGAGCCGTACGGAACGGCCGTCGGTCAGCTCGTACTCGCGTGTGTCTGCGGTCTGTTCGCGCTCGGCTTCTGGTGGCTGCGCAAGCTGTCGACCATCGAGACGCCGGAGCGGTTCCTGGTGCGGGACGAGTCGGCGGTCCAGTTCGTCCGCCCCCGGACGCCGGGGTCCCAGCCGGGGTCCCCGACGCCGTCCCAGACGCTGCCGCATTCGTCACCGGAGGAGGGGGTACGCCGATGAACTCGACCCTGACCCTGCCCGTCCTGGTCGGCGCCGTCCTGGGCCTGGGCGTCTACGTCCTGGTCCGCGCCCTGATGCCGACCAGGCGCAGCGCGGTCGCCCAGGTCGCCCGCATCGACGCGATGAGGGCGCGGGGAGCGGCGTACGAGTCCGCGCACCGCACCTCGGACGCCGACGGCGGACGGCTCGGCGGTGTACGGGCCCGGGTCGGGCAGCGCGTCGCCGAGCTGTATCTGCAGCAGGGCTGGGAACAGCGCTCGCTGCGGGCCGACCTCGCGGTACTCGACCGGAGCTGGGAGAACTTCCTGGCGACGAAGGTGCTGCTCGGGGCGGCGGGAGTGTTCTTCGGGCCGCTCATGTTCGCCGTGGTCTGGACACTCGGCTTCGGCCGCAGCCCCGCCATCCCGGTCTGGCTGGCCCTGCTCTTCGCGGTCGTCTTCTTCTTCCTGCCGGACCTCGAAGTGCGGCGGGACGCGGCCGAGAAGCGGCGTGACCTGCGGCGCGTGATCGGCGCGTACCTCGACCTGGTGTCCATGAGCCTGGCGGGCGGACGCGGTCTGCCCGAGGCGCTGATGGCGGCGGCCGAGGTCTCCGACGGCTGGGCCACGCAGCGCATCCGCAACGCGCTCGCGGACGCCCGGATCACCGGCATCAGCCAGTGGCAGGCGCTCGGGTCGCTGGGGGAGGAGATCGGGGTCGAGGAGCTGAAGGACCTGTCGGCCTCGCTGGCGCTGGTCGCGGACGACGGCGCGAAGGTGCGCGAGTCGCTCGCCTCGCGCGCCGAGACGATGCGGCACCGCGAACTCGCCGAGATCGAGGGCAGCGCGGGCGAGAAGTCGCAGTCGATGCTCGTGGCGCAGCTGCTCCTGTGCGCCGGATTCCTGGTCTTCCTGATCTTCCCGGCGGCGATGCGCGTGTTCCAGGTCTGAGCCCGGCAACCACCACTACTCCTGCTACTCCTGCTACTCCTGCTTTTCCTGCACCGACCTGAACTGTCTTGAACTGTTTCGAGAGGACAACTCACCATGACTGGACGGAACTACAGCACCGGGATCCCGGGGGTGGACTTCCTGATCACCTTCCTCCAGGGCCGGGTGCAGCGCGCCCGCTCCGGCGAACTCGACCGTGGTGCGTCCGCGGTGGAGTGGGTCATCATCTCGGCGGTCGTCGTGGCGATCGTCGGTGTGGTCGCCGCGATCATCAACGCCGCGCTCAGCGACGGTGCCAACAAGGTCGGCGACTGCATCAAGGGCGCGGACGCGGGCAGCACCTGCTGATCAGGCCGGCCCCGGGTCCGGGCCGACTCTGCGGATTCCGCCGACACCGCGGCTTCCGCAGCCGATTTCTCTCTTACGTACACGGGGTTGCCGGTGAGCGCACGACGCCTGGTCCGCTGGGTACGCCGCCGGGTGGAGGCCGCCTCCGCCCGCGGCGACTCCGGCATGACCGCGATCGAGTTCGTGCTGCTCACGCCGGTGCTCTTCTTCATGATCTTCGCGACGGTGCAGTTCGCGCTGTACTTCTTCGCCGACCACGTGGCGCAGGCGGCGGCCCAGGCCGGGGCGCGCAAGGCCCGTGCCACGGCCGACGAGTCACCGGGCGCCTGGCGGGGTGAGGCGAGGGACGTCGTGGACAGCTATATCGCCCAGCTGGGGCCGCAGCTGGTGCTCGGGCCCGACGTGAAGCTGCTCCAGCCGGACCAGAACACGGTCGGGGTGGAGATCACGGCGAAGGTGCCGTCGGTGTTCCCCGGGCTCGATCTGACCGTGCACGCGCAGTCGGTGGGGCCGGTGGAGCGGTTCGTCGAGGATGACGGGAACTAGAACCAGATGCGCCCAGTGGTGAGGCGACCGCTTTCGCGCGGCGCCGACCTCGGAGACCGGGGGCTGTCCACCGTCGAGGTGGTGATCCTCGCTCCGGTGATGATCCTCTTCATCCTGGTGCTGGTGGCCTTCGGGCAACTGGTGGACGGGCGGGGAGCGCTCGACGGGGCGGCCAGGGACGCGGCCCGCTCCGGTTCGCTCCAGCGCGACCAGGGTTCCGCGATGGCGGAGGCGCAGAAGGCCGCGGACGCGGATCTGGCGGACGTCTGCGCCGGTCCGGTGACGGTGACCAAGACCAGCGCCGGTTTCGAGGACGCGGACCTCTTCACCGTGGAGGTCAGCTGCGAGGTGCGGGGGCTTGCGATGCTGGGTCTGGACGTACCGACCCGCCTCGATGCGTCGTTCACCTCGCCGCTCGATCCCTTCAAGAGGAAGGCGTGAGGGTGTCTTTCACAGGGCGTGCGGGGGAGAGGGTGCACGGGTGGGCACGGGGCCGCCGCGCGCGCCTCGACGACCGGGGGTCGGGGGCCGGCGCGGTCATCATCTTCGCGCTCGTCTTCCTTTCCCTTTCGGCGTTCGTCATCGACGGCGGCCTGTCCATCTCCAAGCGCGAACGGGCCGCCGACATCGCGGAACAGGCCGCCCGTTACGCGGCCCAGGACGTCGACCTCGACGCGCTGTACGAGAACGAGGGCGGCGGCGCGCCGATCCTCTTCGAGAACTGCGGCGCCCGCGTGAAGGCCTTCGCCCGCGAGATGGGCATGACCGGCGCCGACATAGCGGCCACGAACTGCGTCGCCGCGAACGCCGACCAGGTCGAGGTGGAGGTCCAGCTCACCTACTCACCGGTCTTCACGGGCATGTTCTACGGCGGCGACGTAACGGTCCGGGGGCGGGCTGTGGCGGAGAACGAGGTGGGGTGAGCGGGCGGTCTGCCGGATTCCGGGAGCGGATGGTGATGAACCCGCCGCAGTCGAGGCTCGCACCTTCTCCCCACCCTTCGACAGGCTCAATACGATCTAAGTAGGCTCAGCACACCCCCGTACTCCCTCCCTCCCCACACGACATCAGGACACCCGCCATGGCGCGACGTACCACTTCCAACCCGCCGGGAAGCTCGCCGGGTCCGAGGAATCGGACGCCGCAGCCCCTGCCCCGGCGCCGCCGCTCGGTGGGGGACTTCGTCAAGGCGTTCCTCGCCCTGCTCGCCCTGCTCGTGCTGCTCGTCGGCGTGCCCGGCGCGCTCGCCGTGCAGATCGGCTGGCCGCTGCCCTCCGGGGCGCCGTCGACGGAGTGGCTCCAGCAGGAGATCACCGTCGACACGTTCATCAACGTGCTGACCGTCGTCGTCTGGCTCGCCTGGGCCCAGTTCACCGCCTGCGTGCTCGTCGAGATGAAGGCCGCGCTCTCCGGCGTCGGACTGCCCAACCGCGTACCCGGCGCCGGCCCGAGCCAGCTGCTCGCCCGCCAGCTCGTCGCCGCGCTGCTGCTGGTCGGCGCCGCCGCGGCGAGCTTCACGCCGGGTCTGTCGCAGCTGGGCCAGCAGTTGGAGGGCAACCAGCGGCCCGCCGTCGCGGCGGCGGCCCAGCAGACCCCGGGCGGGCTGATCGCACAGCAGCAGGCGCAGACCGCAGCGAGCGCCGCCGCACTGGCCGAGCAGGCCGCCGACGCCGCCGCGCACGCGGAGGGCGGCCTCGCGTCCGAGGACGCCACGAAGTTCTACCGGATCCAGCCGCCCGAGGGCCGCCACCACGACTCCCTCTGGGAGGTCGCCGAGCGCCATCTCGGTGACGGACGCCGGTACAAGGAGATCTACCAGCTCAACAAGGACCGCGCGCAGCCCGACGGTTCGAAGCTCTCCGAGGCCAGCCTCATCCGGCCCGGCTGGATCATGGAGATGCCCGGCGACGCCCGCGGCGGCGAACTGGTCGAGATGCCCGACGAGGCCCCGAAGGTCTCCCCGGACGTCCAGCGCCAGATCTCCGACTACGCCAGGACCGGCGGCGCCCGGGAACAGGGCCGCCCCGGACAGCACGAGGCGGGACAGCAGGGAGCGGGACAGCAGGGCGGCGGGGCCGGCGCGCGGGACCGTGACACCGCGCACATCACCCTTCCCGAGCAGCGCCCCGGCCAGGGAGCCGAGCAGGACGGGCAGGAACATGCCGCGCCCGCCGCCGGAGAGGGCAGCGGGTTCGGGCTGCCGCAGGCCCTCCTCGGCGCGCCCCTCCTCGCCGCGGGGCTCCTCGGCGCCCTCGGCAGGCGCCGCCGCCAGGCGCTGTGGCAGTCCGCGCTCGGTGCCGTCGGCGGGCGCCGCGGCATGGAGCCGCCCACGCCCACCGGTGCCGCCGCCGACGCGCAGGACGCGCTGCTGGTGGGGGCCGACCCCGAGGGCGTACGCCTGCTGGACCGGTCGCTGCGCGGGCTCGCCGCCTCGCTGGCCGGGGAGTCCCGTCCGCTGCCGACCGTGTACGCGGCCTGGATGGGCGGCAACGGCGATCTCCACCTCCAGCTCGCCCAGCCGGCCGGCCGGCCGCCCGCGCCGTGGCAGCTCGGGCAGGACCCGACGTTCTGGATGCTGGCCCGCGCCGACGCCGAGCGGTACGAGGAGGTGGACACGGCGGCCCCGTACCCCGGACTCGTCAGCCTCGGCACGATGGACGACTCGCGGCTGCTGCTCAACCTGGA
This sequence is a window from Streptomyces ortus. Protein-coding genes within it:
- a CDS encoding type II secretion system F family protein, with amino-acid sequence MNSTLTLPVLVGAVLGLGVYVLVRALMPTRRSAVAQVARIDAMRARGAAYESAHRTSDADGGRLGGVRARVGQRVAELYLQQGWEQRSLRADLAVLDRSWENFLATKVLLGAAGVFFGPLMFAVVWTLGFGRSPAIPVWLALLFAVVFFFLPDLEVRRDAAEKRRDLRRVIGAYLDLVSMSLAGGRGLPEALMAAAEVSDGWATQRIRNALADARITGISQWQALGSLGEEIGVEELKDLSASLALVADDGAKVRESLASRAETMRHRELAEIEGSAGEKSQSMLVAQLLLCAGFLVFLIFPAAMRVFQV
- a CDS encoding TadE family protein; this translates as MTAIEFVLLTPVLFFMIFATVQFALYFFADHVAQAAAQAGARKARATADESPGAWRGEARDVVDSYIAQLGPQLVLGPDVKLLQPDQNTVGVEITAKVPSVFPGLDLTVHAQSVGPVERFVEDDGN
- a CDS encoding TadE/TadG family type IV pilus assembly protein → MRPVVRRPLSRGADLGDRGLSTVEVVILAPVMILFILVLVAFGQLVDGRGALDGAARDAARSGSLQRDQGSAMAEAQKAADADLADVCAGPVTVTKTSAGFEDADLFTVEVSCEVRGLAMLGLDVPTRLDASFTSPLDPFKRKA
- a CDS encoding TadE/TadG family type IV pilus assembly protein; this encodes MSFTGRAGERVHGWARGRRARLDDRGSGAGAVIIFALVFLSLSAFVIDGGLSISKRERAADIAEQAARYAAQDVDLDALYENEGGGAPILFENCGARVKAFAREMGMTGADIAATNCVAANADQVEVEVQLTYSPVFTGMFYGGDVTVRGRAVAENEVG
- a CDS encoding BTAD domain-containing putative transcriptional regulator; this translates as MARRTTSNPPGSSPGPRNRTPQPLPRRRRSVGDFVKAFLALLALLVLLVGVPGALAVQIGWPLPSGAPSTEWLQQEITVDTFINVLTVVVWLAWAQFTACVLVEMKAALSGVGLPNRVPGAGPSQLLARQLVAALLLVGAAAASFTPGLSQLGQQLEGNQRPAVAAAAQQTPGGLIAQQQAQTAASAAALAEQAADAAAHAEGGLASEDATKFYRIQPPEGRHHDSLWEVAERHLGDGRRYKEIYQLNKDRAQPDGSKLSEASLIRPGWIMEMPGDARGGELVEMPDEAPKVSPDVQRQISDYARTGGAREQGRPGQHEAGQQGAGQQGGGAGARDRDTAHITLPEQRPGQGAEQDGQEHAAPAAGEGSGFGLPQALLGAPLLAAGLLGALGRRRRQALWQSALGAVGGRRGMEPPTPTGAAADAQDALLVGADPEGVRLLDRSLRGLAASLAGESRPLPTVYAAWMGGNGDLHLQLAQPAGRPPAPWQLGQDPTFWMLARADAERYEEVDTAAPYPGLVSLGTMDDSRLLLNLESVPGIVSLSGREQDRAGVFASVAAELATNGWSDRMTITLVGFGEDLTPLAPNRLRHLDDIEALVETMEAETRQRRGALGAAGHDSVLTGRTGPAQHTRWAPHLVLLAAEPSAEDAVKLAELAADASRLGIGYLVGTRSGELPGAAWEMEITSEGKLLAPLLGLELDAQLLPVSQQRAVVELFTDADPDHDDDRPTPTPPFLVDISEQGRPAVYARLVGPYEIIGLDTPDGERSALLHEALALLLLHREGVHPRVLSSALWPRGVTDDVRDALVERLRAWLGADPDGTPRLAADATGRLKLAKSVVSDLDVLRSLYHEATQGRGVGSRAVRGRLLTDALVLVRGPLLAERPEGRYGWLTHEIIDAQLPLLVADIGLALSAFHLEKDRAEKAIEALDAALGSAPGDERLWHELLRATHATGDSDRLKRRAADLVARSGARGLPPRTEALLDELLPTWRSGVAAAG